Proteins from a single region of Aureibacter tunicatorum:
- a CDS encoding segregation and condensation protein A — translation MDFEIKLPLFEGPFDLLLFFIERDEIEIHDIPISRITDEFLSYLQQMEELNIEVASEFILMAATLMKIKSKMLIPRPELDEQGDEVDPRDELVSHLIEYKKFKKIAQDFSSFENHYFETSPRGNLSEELKELNKEVDDVSLELHDLTLYHIFKMYNKVMKRYENEKNHQIHSIVKYPYTIVEQKDYIMNKLLDNEGLAFGSIVNDFPTKIGLIFNFLAVLDLLQLNKIRLELGEGYNNFMIHKSA, via the coding sequence TTGGATTTTGAAATAAAATTGCCTCTGTTTGAGGGACCGTTTGATTTGTTGCTGTTTTTTATAGAAAGAGATGAAATAGAGATTCATGACATTCCTATATCCAGAATCACTGACGAGTTTTTAAGTTATTTACAGCAAATGGAAGAACTTAATATTGAAGTGGCAAGCGAGTTTATTCTCATGGCGGCTACTTTGATGAAAATAAAATCCAAGATGTTGATTCCTAGGCCTGAATTGGATGAGCAAGGCGATGAAGTCGATCCTCGCGACGAATTAGTGTCTCACTTGATTGAGTATAAAAAGTTCAAGAAGATCGCACAAGATTTTTCTAGTTTTGAAAATCATTATTTTGAAACAAGTCCTAGAGGCAATTTGTCTGAAGAGTTAAAAGAGTTGAATAAGGAGGTTGATGATGTTTCCTTGGAACTGCATGACTTGACGCTTTACCATATCTTTAAAATGTATAATAAAGTGATGAAGAGATATGAGAATGAAAAAAATCATCAGATTCATAGTATTGTCAAGTACCCCTATACTATTGTGGAGCAAAAGGATTATATAATGAACAAACTTTTGGACAATGAAGGGTTGGCATTTGGTAGTATTGTTAATGATTTTCCAACCAAGATTGGATTGATCTTTAATTTTCTCGCAGTTTTGGATTTGTTGCAGTTGAATAAAATTAGATTGGAATTGGGAGAAGGATATAATAATTTCATGATTCATAAGTCAGCATAA
- a CDS encoding lysylphosphatidylglycerol synthase transmembrane domain-containing protein, with the protein MDLNQKEIQKTLNTNKIWVPVLLGLGIVGYMFYQNPENLASMSELRKAKIGPLVLSFFVILARDAGYVYRIRTLTEQKLTWVRSIYVIILWEFASAVTPSVVGGTAVAIFILLKEKIKLGSATAYVMLTSILDNAFFIIFAPLVLLYTGLDVFPVVKLISINTSLQSLFWVSYGLIALYCFIFSYALFIKPRGFKWVLLKVTSWRPFRRWRKGAYEYGNDILGASANLRGKPASYWMKIIVSTVFVWSARYLMLNCLISSFVDVDFADQMRIFASQIVMWIIMLISPTPGSSGTAEFFFNEFFNQYLGNLTFVTSIVWRMLSYYPYLILGAIFLPRWVRQRFFKNSKS; encoded by the coding sequence ATGGATTTAAATCAAAAAGAAATACAGAAAACACTTAATACGAATAAAATTTGGGTTCCTGTCTTGTTGGGATTAGGTATAGTAGGGTACATGTTTTATCAAAACCCTGAGAATCTTGCCTCCATGAGCGAATTGAGAAAGGCGAAAATAGGACCATTGGTACTGTCGTTTTTCGTGATTTTGGCTAGGGATGCCGGATATGTGTACAGGATTAGAACATTGACAGAGCAAAAGCTGACTTGGGTTAGGAGTATCTATGTGATTATACTTTGGGAGTTTGCTTCGGCTGTTACACCGTCAGTAGTGGGAGGAACAGCTGTTGCGATTTTTATTTTATTAAAAGAAAAGATAAAGCTTGGTAGCGCTACGGCTTATGTGATGCTTACGTCTATTTTGGATAACGCGTTTTTTATCATCTTTGCTCCTCTGGTTTTGTTGTATACAGGTTTGGACGTTTTTCCAGTGGTTAAACTAATATCAATCAATACAAGTTTGCAATCTTTGTTTTGGGTTAGTTATGGTCTGATAGCTTTATACTGTTTCATATTTTCATATGCTTTGTTTATTAAGCCAAGAGGTTTCAAATGGGTGTTGTTGAAAGTTACATCTTGGAGGCCGTTTAGAAGGTGGAGAAAAGGAGCATATGAATATGGTAATGATATATTAGGCGCTTCGGCTAATCTTCGAGGAAAGCCAGCAAGTTATTGGATGAAGATAATAGTGTCAACGGTTTTTGTTTGGTCAGCGAGATATTTGATGCTTAATTGCTTGATAAGTTCGTTTGTGGATGTGGATTTTGCGGATCAGATGAGGATTTTCGCTAGCCAGATTGTAATGTGGATCATTATGTTGATTTCGCCAACACCAGGAAGTAGTGGCACAGCTGAGTTTTTCTTTAATGAATTCTTTAATCAATATTTAGGGAATTTGACTTTTGTTACTAGCATTGTCTGGCGTATGTTGTCATATTATCCATATTTGATTTTGGGAGCGATCTTCTTGCCTAGATGGGTTAGACAACGTTTTTTTAAGAATAGTAAATCATAA
- a CDS encoding DUF2461 domain-containing protein, which produces MNTSTSTILNFLSELSENNNKEWMDEHRAVYHESRDLFIEIVARLIEGTSKFDDELGGLEPKKCIFRLNRDIRFSKDKSPYKLNFGAAFSEEGKSVSSPGYYFHIQPGGESFVGGGMYMPEPAQLKKIRQEIDYNGRELKAIVDQEDFVNEFGSIQGEKLKRPPKGYQADHPNIELLKMKGFIVLKSFSDDDLLKDSIIDDVVDTFAKIKPLKDYLSVAIS; this is translated from the coding sequence ATGAATACTTCTACTTCGACAATACTTAATTTTTTAAGTGAATTGTCTGAAAATAATAATAAGGAATGGATGGATGAGCATAGAGCTGTCTATCACGAATCAAGAGATCTGTTTATAGAAATAGTAGCGAGATTGATTGAAGGAACGTCGAAATTTGATGATGAATTAGGCGGGTTGGAGCCAAAGAAGTGCATTTTTAGGTTGAACAGAGATATTAGATTCAGCAAGGATAAATCTCCATATAAGTTGAATTTTGGAGCTGCTTTTTCTGAAGAAGGAAAATCTGTCTCTTCGCCAGGATATTATTTTCACATACAGCCTGGAGGAGAAAGTTTTGTTGGGGGTGGAATGTATATGCCAGAACCTGCTCAGTTGAAAAAAATCAGACAAGAGATTGATTATAATGGCAGAGAGTTAAAAGCGATTGTTGATCAAGAGGATTTTGTGAATGAGTTTGGGAGCATTCAGGGAGAAAAATTGAAAAGGCCACCCAAAGGCTATCAAGCAGATCACCCGAATATTGAATTATTGAAGATGAAAGGTTTTATTGTATTGAAATCTTTTTCAGACGACGATCTATTGAAAGACTCCATTATTGATGATGTGGTGGATACTTTTGCCAAGATAAAACCTCTAAAGGATTATTTAAGTGTGGCTATTTCTTAG
- a CDS encoding SpaA isopeptide-forming pilin-related protein, whose translation MMKRVFGVVIMMLVMVGSVNLNAELLPTSLAITVIDNLGNIQKGAKVALYDNEDDLFNEEDAIDQGRTDNKGRITFKKLKPKVYYVRATQGKKTNEGEAEITGKLISGRKNKVNIVIR comes from the coding sequence ATGATGAAGAGAGTATTTGGTGTTGTTATTATGATGTTGGTGATGGTTGGTAGCGTTAATCTTAATGCGGAGCTATTGCCTACTTCGTTGGCTATTACAGTAATTGATAATTTAGGAAACATTCAAAAAGGAGCTAAAGTCGCTTTGTATGACAACGAAGATGACTTGTTCAATGAAGAAGACGCTATTGACCAAGGTAGGACTGATAATAAAGGAAGGATAACATTCAAAAAGCTTAAGCCAAAAGTCTATTACGTAAGGGCCACGCAAGGCAAAAAGACAAATGAGGGAGAGGCTGAAATTACAGGAAAGTTGATCTCAGGAAGAAAAAATAAAGTGAACATTGTAATCAGATAA